The region ATGAGAGATTTAGTTGTAAAAGATAATGCCTTAATAAATGCTAGCTATAACTTAGATTTAGTAGAACAACGTTTAATACTATTAGCCATTGTTGAAGCACGTGAAAGTGGTAGAGGTATTAATGCGAATGATCCATTAGAAGTTCATGCTGATAGTTATATCAATCAATTTGGCGTACACCGCAATACAGCCTATCAAGCTCTAAAAGATGCTTGTAAAGATCTTTTTGCACGTCAGTTTAGTTATCAAGAAAAAAAGGCTAATGGGAATATCAGAAATGTTATGAGTCGCTGGGTTTCTCAGATTGCTTATAACGACAATGAAGCGACTGTAGACCTAATATTTGCTCCAGCTGTCGTTCCATTCATCACCAGGTTAGAAGAGCAATTTACGAAATATGAACTACAACAAGTCAGTAGCCTTAGTAGTGCTTATGCTATTCGTTTATATGAGCTTCTAATTCAATGGCGAAGTGCTGGTAAAACACCAATTATAGAGCTACAAGAGTTCAGAAAAAAATTAGGTGTTCTTGATAATGAATATTTACGGATGGCTCACTTAAAAGAACGTGTGCTAGAACTTTCAATTAAGCAGATAAATGAACATACAGATATTTGTGTAAAGTATGAGCAGCATAAACGGGGGCGCTCAATATCTGGTTTTTCGTTTAACTTTAAACAGAAAAAAAAGGACTCTCCACCTCTAGTAGATAGAGATCCTAATACTTTAGATTTCTTTACAAAGATGACTGATGCACAACGCCATATGTTTGCAAATAAACTTTCCGAACTTCCTGAAATGGGTCGTTATTCCCAGGGAACTGAAAGCTATCCGCAATTTGCTATTCGTATTGCTGAGATGCTGCAAGACCCTGACCGAATAAAAGAACTATACCCATACCTAAAAAAAGTGGGATATATGCCATCAAATAAAAAGGACACCGTAAATGGCTAAGTTATCACTAAGTGAAGTATCTAAAAAATTTCATGTGGATAGATCAACTATTTACAGAGCTGTACGTAATGGACGTTTATCACGCTCCAGTGATGGACAATTCGATCTAGCAGAGGTCATCCGATGCTTTGGAGAACCTGAGCAAACATCTCAAAAAATTGAATCATCTAAGCAAGAAGGTGATGAATCTACAAAAAAACTTATTGCCCATTTAGAAAATGAAGTCAAAAAATACCAAGAACGTGAAGAACGGTTAATGCAACAAATTGACCGTATGCAAACACTCATTGAGCTGAAAAGTGTTGCACCTGCCACAGCAGCACCACAACAAGATGCTACGGCATGCGACACCGATCTACCACAGCATGCGACAACACAACAAGACAATGATAATAAAAAGAATAATGAATTAAATATTGCAGAAAATGTGGCAGTGCCACAGCAAGAAACTACGGCATACCACACCCAAACGCTACAGCATGCCACGTTGCAGAATGTGGCAGTGCCACAACACAAAAAACGTGGATTATTTGGCCGTGTGCTAAATGCTGTTTTTGATCATGACTGAGCAATCTAGGGAGAGAAATCATGCCGAAACTGAAAGACATTGCCCTGGGCATTATTGTGGCTCCGCTGCTGATCCCGATTATGCTAATTGCATCGTACCAGGATAAAAAGGCACTGAAGAAAGAGCTGGATGAACGCCAAAAAGAAAAAGCCCAGGCTTCCTGATTATTCACCTGGGCTTATTAAAGCCGTGGAACATTGCTCAATAAGTAGGCGTGGAACGTGACAAATCATTAAAAAAGCCCAATCAGGTCTGATTGGGCTTTTTTATGGATACTAAAGCTCTGATTTAAAAAGACAAATTAAAAGCATTTCGTATAAGGTGTATTATGTTAATTTTAGGGAAATTAAAGAGTAGAAATGAACTTAAATCTAAATAATAAAAAATTTGTAAATGCTAAAAATACATCTAATGGAGAAGTATCTCACGAGACTATTTTTAATTATTACCAAGTAGGTGAGCGTATAGAAGCTACCTATTCTGGTGGCAGTATTACCAATGGACATTTACTAGGTTTCATGACTTCTGAAAAAACTTTCACTATGGCATACCACCACATCAATGAGATGAATGAATTACGTATAGGTGAATGTAATACTGAGATTGAGATCCAAGCCAATGGAAAAATTAAGTTAATTGAAAACTGGCAATGGCGTAATGGAGACTGTTCTACAGGCGAATCAATACTTGTTGAAATGTAAGGTAGAAATAAATAAAGCCCTGATCTTAGATCGGGGCTTCGTAATTAATTTTAGAGAAAGTTAAAAACATGAGAAAAGAGTTAAGAGAAATATTTATTCATGGATGTAATGAGAAAATTGAGAAGAAAGGAGATAGCGTAGGTTTATCTTTCTATGCCTTTTTCAAGAATAAAAATGATAATCCTGAGCTTTTAATGGAAGCAGCTAATTGGTGGATCATGCAACATAAATTAGATCATTTCGAAAAAGCCGTAAAAATTAAAGCTCTTGTTTTAAGTGAATCTTCGCTTAACTTAACATAATGGCTGTTATACGCAATAAAAAAACCTGGGCACCAACCCAGGTCTAAAATTTAAAAAACAGATAAATATCAGTGCAATAAACTCATTTTTCTAATTTCGCATAACGTGTATTATGTTAATTTTAGAAAAATTTAAAAAATGAAGAAACTACAAATCATCTTTTCAGTAATTTTAGTCATAGTAATTTTATGGGGTATACAATGGATGTTTCATGGTTTTCCAGTAAAACCTTCAAACATCAATAATGTAAAACCTACTGGAGATATAGAATCTAACTTAAATGCATTCTTAACTGACACAGCTTTACCACGAATAATAGAGAGTTGTATTCCCTTCTATAATGAAGATTTTAGAAAACTAAATTCTCAGCTTAAAAACTCACCTGATTTAATTAAGGCTGATCACTTTAATAAAGCTCAATTAATAACAATTAATTCTGATACAAGAAAAAAAGAAGCCAACTTATCTACTGTAAATATTATTAATGAATTTTTTACTGTTTTAGATAGTCCAATGACTAATCCAGAAATGCTACAAAGATGTTTCGGAAATTATGGTTATACACTTCAAGACATGAGAAGGATTAAGAAAAAATTTAGCAATTTTGCAAGGCTTTGTTGCATAAAGGTTTGAAAGGCTGAGTTCCCTTAAGCTACTCAAATTTAAGAGACAACTTGGGTATGAGGGCGACCTAATTCTGTGAATTTATTCAAGACTGCTATGCGTGCATGGATCTCATTCACCTGACTTGGAAAACTCCGCGCTGTTAATTTATCGCCTAATAATTTGATGCAATGCATCTTGGTTTCAACCAAACTTCGACGGTGATAACCAGACCACTTTTTCCAAAGCGATCTGCCTAGCCGTTTGACTGTCTTTAATAATTCGTTCCGCTCTATAGACCTCGCTTGCTGATCCTTCCAAGGCTTTGCATTCTTTCTAGGTGGAATGATCGCATGTGCATCTCGATCTAAAATGACTTGTCGGCAGTGCTTTGTGTCATAAGCACCATCTGTATAAACAGAATCAATTGGTTCATCCAAGGGAATTTGAGCAAGTAAATCTTCGAGTACTTGAGAATCACTGACATTATTTGTGGTGAGTTGTACTGCACGTATTTGCAGGGTTTTAGCATCTATAGCAATGTGAAGCTTACGCCATTGGCGACGATATTCAGCCCCATGTTTCTTGCGTTTCCATTCACCTTCACCAAGAAACTTCAAACCAGTAGAGTCTACGAGTAGATGCAGTCCATCACTACTTTTTTGATAGCTAATCGCAATATCAATATGCTTTTGTCTACGACAAAGGGTGGAATAATCCGGAGCTGTCCAATCTAATCCAGAGAGTTTAATCAGACTTTGAACAAAACCTGTGACCATACGTAAAGAGAGTCGGAATAGTAATTTGATCATTAAGCAGCATTGAATCGCTGTATCGGAGTAGGTTTGATTTCGACCTTGCTTGCCTTGTGATTGTGCATACCACTGAGTCTTTGGATCAAACCAAATGGAAATATTACCTCGGTTAATTAAGGCTCGGTTATAGGATGACCAATTGGTTGTACGGTAGATTTTAGAGGCAGGCTTATTCATTTTGAAATTATATTGCTGAATAAGCTTTTGATGCTAGGTTTGTGCAACAAAGCCATTTTGCAAACTCAAATTAATTAGATACCCTGCATTTAACATAATGGTTGTTATGCGAAATTCCTAGCATATTCACCTTTTGTCTTATATCTTTGTTTTTACCAATAGGTAAAATATATTCATAACCTACATCGGAAAAGTAGGTAGTTAAGAAAAAAATTGCAGAGATTTATAAGCCTTATAGTAACGGGAGAGACTATAGGGCTTTTTATTTATCTTAATATTCATATACCTAATGGATTTGCTTTTCAACTAGTTCCAATTTGTTTAATGCTTGCCGTTTTTTATGATCATTATTAATCTTTACAACTAGAGCTAAAATAAAAACCATCACTATAAAAACAAGGAAAATCAAATGCTTTTTCATCATTAATTCCGTCTTTTGATCTTTAAAAATGCCTTGCTCCTTTGTAAATAGATATGACATAAGGGAAGCACTGATACAAGCCTTTTTAAATGACTTTAGCAACTCGATAAACAGTTGCAACTCCACAATTCACTGCTTTGGCAATTTCTTCCTTAGTCATATTGCCAGCTGCTAGTAATTCTTTTATTCGTTTGTGCTTAGCCTCATTGGCTTTCTTACCTGTTGGCTTGTAACCCGAACGTGCCAAGCCCTGCTTAATACGTTCTATACGTTTCTCATTGTCCAGGCGGGCCATTGTTGCCAGGAGATCAATCAACATATTGTTGATGAGATCCAGGATTGAATGAGTAATGCTGTCACTGGTTTGAATCATTTGGTAGGTAGTAGGAAGATCTGCTACGACTAAACGAAGTCCCTTCTCCTGGATCCTGCGCTTCA is a window of Acinetobacter sp. 10FS3-1 DNA encoding:
- a CDS encoding plasmid replication DNA-binding protein, yielding MAKLSLSEVSKKFHVDRSTIYRAVRNGRLSRSSDGQFDLAEVIRCFGEPEQTSQKIESSKQEGDESTKKLIAHLENEVKKYQEREERLMQQIDRMQTLIELKSVAPATAAPQQDATACDTDLPQHATTQQDNDNKKNNELNIAENVAVPQQETTAYHTQTLQHATLQNVAVPQHKKRGLFGRVLNAVFDHD
- a CDS encoding DUF6500 family protein, encoding MRKELREIFIHGCNEKIEKKGDSVGLSFYAFFKNKNDNPELLMEAANWWIMQHKLDHFEKAVKIKALVLSESSLNLT
- a CDS encoding IS5 family transposase; this translates as MNKPASKIYRTTNWSSYNRALINRGNISIWFDPKTQWYAQSQGKQGRNQTYSDTAIQCCLMIKLLFRLSLRMVTGFVQSLIKLSGLDWTAPDYSTLCRRQKHIDIAISYQKSSDGLHLLVDSTGLKFLGEGEWKRKKHGAEYRRQWRKLHIAIDAKTLQIRAVQLTTNNVSDSQVLEDLLAQIPLDEPIDSVYTDGAYDTKHCRQVILDRDAHAIIPPRKNAKPWKDQQARSIERNELLKTVKRLGRSLWKKWSGYHRRSLVETKMHCIKLLGDKLTARSFPSQVNEIHARIAVLNKFTELGRPHTQVVS
- a CDS encoding recombinase family protein, with translation MIEMNTRIYLRASTKDQDAERALQILQDLNQNLNLGETIVYVENYSGTKLDRPELNKLLSEANQGDTLLVESIDRLSRLTQQDFQELKRRIQEKGLRLVVADLPTTYQMIQTSDSITHSILDLINNMLIDLLATMARLDNEKRIERIKQGLARSGYKPTGKKANEAKHKRIKELLAAGNMTKEEIAKAVNCGVATVYRVAKVI